One window of the Methyloprofundus sedimenti genome contains the following:
- a CDS encoding DUF4390 domain-containing protein has translation MRGCRKSKALLLCCLVIILSGWDVCYAGGKFVKIKQAQLSLIDNKAKLSILLDFKLSPEAEEALYSGIALFWDVSIELKQKKRFWDKTLFAHTYRYSLTYYTLLDNFRVKDERKKTFRRFYSLSEALAFMQHIETEEMPLSGYVAKQCVISVLNISFDKEMLPAPLRPVAYFDSQWDLSTNEKRWCE, from the coding sequence ATGCGCGGTTGCAGAAAAAGTAAAGCGCTGTTGTTATGTTGTCTTGTTATCATACTCAGTGGATGGGATGTTTGCTATGCAGGTGGTAAATTTGTCAAAATTAAACAGGCGCAGTTAAGTTTGATAGACAACAAGGCTAAGCTAAGTATTCTCCTCGATTTTAAGTTGAGTCCTGAAGCAGAAGAGGCTCTGTATAGTGGTATTGCCTTATTTTGGGATGTATCAATTGAGCTGAAGCAGAAAAAGCGTTTTTGGGACAAAACTTTGTTTGCCCATACTTATCGCTATAGTTTGACATATTATACTTTGCTGGATAATTTTCGAGTTAAAGATGAGCGCAAAAAAACATTCAGGCGATTTTACAGCTTGTCAGAAGCGCTTGCCTTTATGCAACATATTGAAACAGAGGAAATGCCGCTATCGGGATATGTTGCTAAGCAATGTGTCATCAGTGTCTTAAATATATCTTTTGATAAAGAAATGCTACCTGCACCATTACGGCCTGTCGCTTATTTTGACAGCCAATGGGACTTGTCGACAAATGAGAAAAGATGGTGCGAATAA
- the rsmB gene encoding 16S rRNA (cytosine(967)-C(5))-methyltransferase RsmB encodes MNSRLVAANVLVKVLSGKSMTAALETAWMEVQDEQEKAFIQALCYGTVRQYYRLDYILNQLVNRPIKDKDIQIKALALLGLYQLKYMRVKDHAAVSETVAVMNRKQWAKSLLNALLRRYLREQDELEALADKHVAYAHPDWMIKAIKADWGSSDAKQIFQANNHTAPMTLRVNTRFCQRDAYLNLLAEQQIEASALASSGQAIILSEPMMVDKLPKFAEGWVSVQDAAAQLAAGLLDAQVGDRVLDVCAAPGGKTAHILELQPELKSMLAIDIDAQRLTRVEENLIRLHLSADLLAADAAQPDSWWDGVAFERILLDAPCSALGVVRRHPDIKLLRRAEDIAQLQALQQEILHASWRLLASGGILLYATCSILKQENELQIEHFLQQHDDAQELLIDADWGNKRPFGRQVLTGSQYMDGFYYARLQKK; translated from the coding sequence TTGAATTCTCGATTAGTTGCAGCAAATGTTTTAGTGAAAGTATTGTCAGGCAAGTCTATGACAGCGGCTCTTGAAACTGCGTGGATGGAAGTACAGGATGAACAGGAAAAAGCCTTTATTCAGGCTTTGTGTTATGGCACGGTTAGGCAGTATTATCGGCTTGATTACATCTTAAATCAGCTAGTCAACAGGCCAATTAAAGATAAGGATATACAAATTAAAGCATTGGCACTACTAGGTTTGTATCAGCTGAAATATATGCGTGTTAAAGATCATGCGGCTGTTTCTGAGACTGTGGCGGTAATGAACAGAAAACAGTGGGCAAAGTCATTACTGAATGCATTGCTTAGGCGTTACTTACGAGAACAGGATGAATTGGAGGCTTTAGCAGATAAGCATGTTGCTTATGCGCATCCCGACTGGATGATTAAGGCGATTAAAGCGGATTGGGGTAGTAGTGACGCCAAGCAAATTTTCCAGGCAAATAATCACACGGCACCGATGACTTTACGGGTAAATACGCGATTTTGTCAGCGTGATGCGTATTTGAATTTATTGGCTGAACAGCAGATAGAAGCAAGTGCTTTAGCCAGTTCAGGGCAAGCTATTATCTTGTCTGAGCCAATGATGGTTGATAAGTTGCCAAAATTTGCTGAAGGCTGGGTCTCAGTTCAAGATGCGGCTGCGCAACTAGCGGCGGGACTTCTAGATGCGCAGGTTGGAGATCGTGTCCTGGATGTTTGTGCTGCACCAGGAGGAAAAACTGCGCATATTCTGGAGTTACAGCCTGAATTAAAAAGCATGTTAGCCATTGATATTGATGCGCAGCGCCTGACAAGAGTAGAAGAAAATTTAATTCGATTACACCTTAGTGCAGATTTGTTAGCTGCTGATGCGGCGCAGCCTGATAGCTGGTGGGATGGTGTTGCATTTGAGCGTATTTTGCTGGATGCACCCTGTTCTGCTTTAGGGGTTGTGCGGCGACATCCGGATATTAAATTATTACGACGCGCAGAAGATATTGCTCAGTTGCAGGCATTGCAACAGGAGATTTTGCATGCTAGCTGGCGCTTATTAGCCTCTGGAGGAATACTGTTGTATGCAACTTGTTCAATTTTAAAACAAGAGAATGAGTTACAAATTGAGCATTTTTTGCAACAGCATGATGATGCACAGGAATTATTAATAGATGCGGACTGGGGGAATAAGCGGCCATTTGGTCGTCAGGTACTAACTGGCAGCCAATATATGGATGGGTTTTATTATGCGCGGTTGCAGAAAAAGTAA
- the fmt gene encoding methionyl-tRNA formyltransferase: MKIIFAGTPHFAVPALQMLLNSEHEVMAVYTQPDRPAGRGRKLLPGPVKALALSAGIPVFQPLNFKQETDIAQLKALDVDLMVVVAYGLILSQTVLDIPRLGCINIHGSLLPRWRGAAPINRAIMAGDKESGVTIMHMVKQLDAGDMLYKTNCEIGEHETASELHDRLKVLGAEGLRETLLLMQTNQLRSEKQDEALVTYAHKLEKSESEIDWTHPAVHLARQVRGLNAWPVAQTKLQDKVMRIWQAEVVDDNVNSTPGLILDDDKHIDVVTGEGVLRLLEIQMPGKKRIQVADFLNAHHVAGLRLS, encoded by the coding sequence ATGAAAATTATTTTTGCAGGAACACCTCACTTTGCAGTGCCGGCATTGCAAATGCTGCTGAATTCTGAACATGAAGTAATGGCCGTATATACGCAACCGGATAGACCAGCCGGGCGAGGCCGGAAGTTATTACCAGGTCCGGTCAAAGCCTTGGCATTAAGTGCGGGAATACCTGTTTTTCAGCCGCTAAACTTCAAACAAGAAACTGATATAGCGCAGTTAAAAGCTCTGGATGTTGATTTAATGGTGGTTGTAGCCTATGGCCTGATTTTATCTCAGACAGTATTAGATATTCCCAGGCTTGGCTGTATTAATATCCATGGCTCGTTATTGCCTCGGTGGCGCGGCGCTGCGCCTATTAATCGCGCCATTATGGCGGGCGATAAAGAGTCTGGCGTGACGATTATGCACATGGTTAAACAGCTGGATGCCGGTGATATGTTGTATAAGACAAATTGTGAAATTGGTGAGCATGAAACAGCGAGTGAATTGCATGATCGCTTGAAGGTACTTGGAGCAGAAGGTTTGCGAGAAACATTGTTATTGATGCAAACGAATCAATTAAGGTCTGAAAAACAAGATGAAGCTTTGGTCACATATGCTCATAAGCTTGAGAAAAGCGAATCGGAAATAGACTGGACACATCCAGCGGTTCATTTAGCGCGTCAGGTAAGAGGATTAAATGCCTGGCCTGTTGCACAGACAAAGTTACAAGATAAAGTAATGCGTATTTGGCAGGCAGAAGTGGTAGATGACAATGTTAATTCAACACCTGGTTTGATTTTAGATGATGACAAGCATATTGATGTGGTAACCGGGGAAGGTGTATTGCGTTTGCTGGAAATTCAGATGCCGGGTAAAAAACGTATACAGGTAGCTGATTTTTTAAATGCACATCATGTAGCTGGTTTACGATTGAGCTAA
- the def gene encoding peptide deformylase: protein MSILSILEFPDPRLRTVAKSVAVVDKAIESLVDDMLETMYEAHGVGLAATQVDIHKRIIVIDTSEDKNNPICLINPEIIEQMGEEESDEGCLSVPGIFEPVQRAEEVKVAALDKKGKSFEIEARGLLAVCIQHEMDHLQGKLFVDYLSPLKRQRIKKKMDKLHKREK from the coding sequence GTGAGTATTTTATCAATTCTTGAGTTTCCTGACCCGCGTTTGCGAACTGTGGCGAAGTCTGTGGCGGTGGTTGATAAGGCGATTGAGAGCTTGGTTGATGATATGTTAGAGACAATGTATGAAGCACATGGTGTGGGTTTGGCGGCAACACAGGTAGATATACATAAACGTATTATTGTTATAGATACAAGTGAGGATAAAAATAATCCCATCTGTTTAATCAATCCTGAGATTATTGAGCAAATGGGGGAAGAGGAGTCAGATGAAGGTTGCTTATCGGTACCGGGCATCTTTGAACCTGTGCAGCGTGCAGAAGAGGTTAAGGTGGCTGCATTAGATAAAAAAGGAAAATCATTTGAAATAGAAGCCAGAGGATTATTAGCTGTCTGTATTCAGCATGAAATGGACCATTTGCAGGGCAAACTTTTTGTTGATTATTTGTCGCCTTTAAAGCGTCAAAGAATTAAAAAGAAAATGGATAAACTGCATAAAAGAGAAAAATAA
- the dprA gene encoding DNA-processing protein DprA, which produces MRTPGIGSKTFLKCLDFCPPEQLFNESRETLIKLGLRPATIDAIKNPDWNIVDQDLLWLEQQGNHLLLFTDTDYPSQLKEIPDPPPLLFARGDVDLIHFPQIAIVGSRNPSSLGIQIATDFASSLAKSGFAITSGLALGIDAASHRGALAAQGKTIAVTGTGLDRVYPATHKELATEIVNNGVLISEFPPGTTAKANHFPRRNRIISGLCVGILVVEAAKQSGSLITARMALEQNREVFAIPGSIYNPLARGCNALIKEGAKLVETTQDILEELSHFFQPLTAQSISANTKNPSNLDEQQQSLLNYVQYSPTSIDRLVNETGFSIENIASHLLILELQGYIIATNGSTYTRLK; this is translated from the coding sequence ATGCGCACGCCAGGCATAGGCAGTAAAACCTTTTTAAAATGTCTGGATTTTTGCCCTCCTGAACAACTTTTTAATGAATCACGCGAAACCTTAATCAAATTAGGTCTGCGTCCAGCAACTATCGATGCCATTAAAAATCCCGACTGGAATATTGTCGATCAGGATTTATTATGGCTAGAACAGCAAGGTAATCACCTCCTGCTATTCACAGATACGGACTATCCCAGCCAGCTAAAAGAGATTCCAGACCCGCCACCATTATTATTTGCCCGAGGTGATGTCGATTTAATCCACTTTCCGCAGATAGCCATCGTAGGCAGTCGCAACCCTTCTTCTCTAGGCATACAAATCGCGACTGATTTTGCCAGCAGCCTGGCAAAATCAGGTTTTGCTATTACTAGCGGTTTAGCGCTTGGTATTGATGCCGCAAGTCACCGTGGTGCTTTAGCTGCGCAAGGTAAAACCATCGCAGTAACCGGAACAGGCCTAGACCGAGTTTACCCTGCCACACACAAAGAACTTGCCACTGAGATCGTCAACAATGGTGTACTTATTTCTGAATTTCCACCGGGCACTACAGCGAAAGCAAATCATTTCCCTCGACGTAATCGAATTATTAGTGGCCTATGTGTCGGAATATTAGTGGTAGAAGCTGCAAAGCAAAGTGGCTCATTAATCACAGCCCGTATGGCGCTAGAACAAAATAGAGAGGTTTTTGCTATACCTGGATCTATTTATAATCCGCTGGCACGTGGCTGTAACGCCCTGATTAAAGAAGGTGCTAAACTGGTTGAAACAACACAGGATATATTGGAAGAATTAAGCCATTTTTTTCAACCGCTCACTGCACAAAGTATCAGCGCAAACACAAAAAATCCAAGCAATCTCGATGAACAGCAACAATCCCTGTTGAATTATGTTCAGTATAGCCCCACTTCAATAGATCGGCTAGTCAATGAAACGGGCTTTTCAATAGAAAATATTGCTTCACACTTGCTCATATTAGAATTACAAGGTTATATTATTGCCACAAACGGCAGTACTTACACTCGCTTAAAATAG
- a CDS encoding DUF494 family protein → MTEDIFDVLIYLFENYMDSEIDIIPDTDILQTELKAAGFNSGIILKAFEWLDTLALQEEPIFKSEKNFRIFCAEECHKLDIECRSFILFLQDMNILNSVSRELVIDRAMAVDNKNVSIEELKWIALIVLLSQADEELAIAHMENIIYQDTPAFLN, encoded by the coding sequence ATGACTGAAGACATTTTTGATGTATTGATCTATCTATTTGAAAATTATATGGATAGTGAAATTGATATCATTCCCGATACCGATATACTACAAACAGAGCTCAAGGCTGCTGGCTTTAATTCAGGCATTATTTTAAAAGCCTTTGAATGGCTAGATACACTGGCATTACAGGAAGAACCCATCTTCAAATCTGAAAAGAATTTCCGTATTTTTTGTGCTGAAGAATGCCATAAACTGGATATTGAATGCCGTAGCTTTATTCTGTTTTTACAGGATATGAATATACTTAATTCTGTCAGCCGCGAACTTGTGATAGACCGCGCAATGGCCGTAGATAATAAGAATGTTTCTATCGAAGAACTAAAATGGATAGCCTTGATCGTCTTACTAAGCCAGGCAGATGAAGAACTTGCCATCGCGCATATGGAAAACATCATCTATCAGGATACACCGGCTTTTTTAAATTAA
- the topA gene encoding type I DNA topoisomerase, whose protein sequence is MSKNLIIVESPAKSKTIEKYLGKDFQVLASYGHLRDLVPKEGAVDPDNDFAMKYQIQERNQRHVQAITKALKGADTLYLATDPDREGEAISWHLLEILKAKNLLKNKTVHRVVFHEITKKAVTHAIENPGKIATTLVDAQQARRALDYLVGFNLSPLLWKKIRRGLSAGRVQSPALRMIVERELEIEAFKIREYWSITAKLAHEKQAFKAKLTHYNGEKLEQFSIENDTHAQTVQKALIAVADGKLSVSKLEKKQRKRNPAAPFITSTLQQEAARKLGFTTKRTMMVAQQLYEGMDIGGGEAAGLITYMRTDSVNLAEEALENIRQLISEKYGADQIPAEPRVFKTKSKNAQEAHEAIRPTLAQQVPADLKKHLTSDQFKLYDLIWKRTIACQMIHATINTVSVDLHCGSDKNIFRATGSVIAKPGFMAVYLEGKDDNKEGDDKETFLPPMAVGDTIPLEDIVTNQHFTDPPPRYSEASLVKSLEEHGIGRPSTYASIISTLQNREYVTLESKRFYPTDVGRIVNKFLTEHFTKYVDYDFTANLEDNLDAVSRGEKDWIPLMRDFWIPFTKLIHDKEESVQRKDVTQEAIDEKCPECGKPLSIRLGRNGRFIGCTDYPTCSYTRNLNDDGTESNAPEIIEGRKCPDCGSDLVLKTGRYGKFIGCSAYPKCKHIEPLEKPLDTGVECPKCKKGTILKRKSRNNKVFYSCSGYPKCDYALWNVPVKEPCPTCDWPILTLKSTKSRGPEKVCPQKDCKYATPYEGDPEDINGPTQ, encoded by the coding sequence ATGAGTAAAAATTTAATCATTGTAGAATCACCAGCAAAGTCGAAAACCATCGAAAAATACTTAGGTAAAGATTTTCAGGTGCTCGCTTCCTATGGACATTTACGCGATCTGGTTCCCAAGGAAGGAGCAGTTGATCCCGATAATGATTTTGCCATGAAATATCAGATTCAAGAGCGCAACCAACGTCATGTACAAGCTATAACCAAAGCACTCAAAGGTGCAGACACCCTTTATCTCGCGACCGATCCTGATAGAGAAGGAGAAGCTATATCCTGGCATTTACTGGAAATTCTTAAGGCTAAAAACCTGTTAAAAAATAAAACCGTTCACCGCGTCGTTTTCCATGAAATTACCAAAAAGGCTGTTACCCATGCGATAGAAAACCCGGGTAAAATTGCAACGACTTTGGTAGATGCACAACAAGCTCGCAGAGCCCTGGATTATCTGGTTGGTTTCAACTTATCCCCTTTATTGTGGAAAAAAATACGTCGAGGACTGTCCGCTGGCCGGGTACAAAGCCCTGCACTACGCATGATCGTTGAACGTGAATTGGAAATTGAAGCCTTCAAAATTCGTGAATACTGGTCGATTACAGCTAAACTTGCTCACGAGAAACAAGCGTTTAAAGCCAAACTCACACACTATAATGGCGAAAAACTAGAGCAATTTAGTATAGAAAATGATACGCACGCGCAAACAGTTCAAAAAGCATTAATTGCCGTAGCTGATGGCAAGTTAAGCGTCTCTAAACTAGAAAAAAAACAACGTAAACGCAACCCGGCTGCACCTTTTATTACTTCGACTTTACAACAAGAGGCGGCACGTAAACTGGGCTTCACCACCAAACGCACCATGATGGTTGCCCAGCAACTTTATGAAGGAATGGATATAGGCGGCGGTGAGGCAGCTGGCTTAATTACCTATATGCGTACTGACTCGGTTAATCTAGCGGAAGAAGCGCTGGAAAATATTCGTCAGCTAATCAGCGAGAAATACGGTGCAGATCAAATACCTGCAGAACCTCGGGTCTTTAAAACCAAGTCTAAAAATGCGCAGGAAGCGCACGAGGCAATCCGTCCGACTTTGGCGCAACAGGTCCCGGCTGACTTAAAAAAGCATTTAACTAGCGATCAGTTTAAGCTATATGACCTCATCTGGAAGCGCACCATTGCCTGCCAAATGATCCATGCAACCATTAATACCGTATCTGTCGACTTACACTGCGGTAGTGATAAAAATATTTTCCGCGCCACTGGCTCGGTTATCGCCAAACCTGGCTTTATGGCTGTGTATCTGGAAGGTAAAGATGACAATAAAGAAGGCGATGATAAAGAAACCTTTTTACCCCCTATGGCAGTGGGTGACACAATCCCCCTAGAAGACATTGTTACCAATCAACATTTTACTGATCCGCCCCCGCGCTACAGTGAAGCAAGTCTGGTTAAATCACTAGAAGAACACGGTATAGGCCGTCCATCAACTTATGCCTCGATTATCTCCACGCTACAAAATCGTGAATATGTAACCCTGGAGAGTAAGCGATTTTACCCGACCGATGTGGGCAGGATTGTTAATAAATTTCTGACCGAGCATTTTACAAAATATGTCGATTATGATTTTACTGCAAATCTGGAAGATAATTTAGATGCAGTTTCGCGTGGAGAAAAAGACTGGATCCCGCTCATGCGAGATTTTTGGATCCCCTTCACCAAACTTATCCATGATAAGGAAGAATCGGTACAGCGTAAAGATGTCACTCAGGAAGCCATTGACGAAAAATGTCCCGAATGCGGCAAACCACTCTCTATCCGTTTAGGCCGCAATGGTCGCTTTATCGGTTGTACCGATTACCCAACCTGTTCCTATACCCGTAACTTAAATGATGACGGTACAGAGTCTAATGCGCCAGAAATTATTGAAGGCAGAAAGTGCCCTGATTGCGGATCTGACCTGGTTTTGAAAACCGGGCGTTATGGTAAATTTATCGGCTGTAGTGCATATCCTAAATGCAAGCATATAGAACCTTTAGAAAAGCCACTGGATACAGGTGTTGAATGTCCTAAATGTAAAAAAGGCACCATCCTCAAGCGAAAATCCCGCAACAACAAAGTATTCTACTCTTGCTCAGGCTACCCAAAATGTGATTACGCACTATGGAATGTCCCTGTAAAAGAACCTTGCCCAACTTGCGACTGGCCTATATTAACGCTTAAAAGCACCAAAAGCCGCGGCCCAGAAAAGGTTTGCCCGCAAAAGGATTGTAAATATGCAACGCCTTATGAAGGTGATCCTGAAGATATTAATGGCCCCACGCAGTAA
- a CDS encoding S16 family serine protease — MAFCSVLMKKPVQEQMVVLGNMTLGGVVNPVEDLAGTLQMAMDSGGTKVLLPMASASDIPTVPAELFSRFQISFYSDPVDAVYKALGVQ, encoded by the coding sequence ATTGCTTTCTGTTCAGTATTAATGAAAAAACCGGTACAGGAGCAAATGGTGGTATTGGGCAATATGACCTTAGGAGGCGTAGTGAATCCTGTAGAAGATCTTGCAGGTACTTTACAAATGGCAATGGATAGCGGTGGCACTAAAGTATTGCTGCCGATGGCTTCTGCTTCAGATATACCTACCGTGCCAGCCGAGTTGTTCTCGAGATTTCAGATTAGTTTTTATTCTGATCCGGTAGATGCTGTGTATAAAGCGTTAGGCGTGCAATAA
- a CDS encoding helix-turn-helix domain-containing protein, with product MPAPYSVDIRKKVLNAIEIDKQSKPDIAKRFAVSYSFVYTLWQHYQETGMIAAKKVGGHVAPKVDEAGALEIKEWLIKKPDLTLNDLCDRYAEHFGISMGKSSMDRALKRMNIRYKKKSVRSS from the coding sequence GTGCCAGCCCCTTACTCAGTCGATATTCGAAAAAAAGTGCTCAATGCTATTGAGATAGACAAACAAAGTAAACCTGATATAGCTAAACGTTTCGCTGTTTCTTATTCTTTTGTTTATACCTTATGGCAACATTACCAGGAAACTGGCATGATTGCAGCCAAAAAAGTAGGCGGGCATGTTGCACCAAAAGTAGATGAAGCGGGTGCTCTTGAGATAAAAGAATGGCTAATAAAAAAGCCTGATTTGACACTAAATGATCTTTGTGACCGATATGCTGAACACTTTGGTATTAGCATGGGGAAAAGTTCAATGGATAGAGCTCTTAAGCGTATGAATATTCGATATAAAAAAAAGTCCGTACGATCCAGCTAA
- a CDS encoding IS630 family transposase, with protein sequence MSLDKLIFLDEMGAGLNLSPLYGRAPSDQRVYDEAPVAKGQRISMVGAMTSAGMKTALNFEGTMTGLVFLYFLKHFLCPLLAEGDYVVMDNASVHKVDEIKDLIQKTGAKLIYLPPYSPDLNPIELAWNKIKQYLRKQRPRTVEALYQAYAEGLKCISTDNALSFVNHSMKFAI encoded by the coding sequence ATATCGCTCGATAAGCTCATTTTTCTTGATGAAATGGGCGCAGGACTGAATCTCTCACCTCTTTATGGGCGAGCACCGTCAGATCAGCGTGTTTATGATGAAGCGCCGGTTGCTAAAGGGCAGCGTATAAGTATGGTCGGGGCAATGACATCAGCCGGTATGAAAACCGCCTTAAATTTTGAAGGAACCATGACAGGACTTGTATTCCTCTACTTTTTGAAGCATTTTCTTTGCCCCTTACTCGCTGAAGGTGACTATGTTGTGATGGATAATGCCTCAGTTCATAAAGTAGATGAGATTAAGGATCTTATTCAAAAGACAGGAGCAAAGCTTATTTATCTACCGCCTTACTCACCTGACCTTAACCCGATTGAATTAGCATGGAATAAAATTAAACAGTACTTACGCAAACAAAGACCACGAACCGTTGAAGCGTTATATCAAGCTTATGCCGAAGGGTTGAAATGCATCAGTACAGATAATGCTCTAAGCTTTGTTAATCACTCAATGAAGTTCGCTATTTAA
- the brxL gene encoding protease Lon-related BREX system protein BrxL: MNDLINDGVNIEDKAREDLDTLLNRYFKGRVVRKDLTKQLKEGANVPVYVLEYLLGMYCASDDAEVVNEGLENVKKILAENYVRPDEAEKVKSLIRERGSYKVIDKVSVKLNQHKDIYEANLSNLGLKDAFVPVGIVKENEKLFTGGIWCIITVQYFFEEGQKASPFSIATLKPIQMPNMDMQELFTARAQFTTTEWGDVLLRSIGMEPVNLETRAKLHLLARMIPFVENNYNVCELGPRGTGKSHVYKECSPNSLLVSGGQTTVANLFYNMASRRVGLVGLWDVVAFDEVAGINFHDNDGIQIMKDYMASGSFSRGRDSIEASASMVFIGNINQSVETLVKSSHLLAPFPQQMIDTAFFDRFHAYIPGWEIPKMRSEFFTNNFGLITDYMAEYMREMRKRNFADAIDKYFKLGNNLNQRDVIAVRCTVSGLLKLLHPNNQFAKEDVRYCLIYALEVRRRIKEQLKKLGGMEFFDVHFSYLDNESLEEFFVNVPEQGGSKLIPEGMSHPGVVHLVTKNDLTGQLGLYRFETQMMAGHGRHTVSGLGSNMAAKEAIRVGFDYFKGNLSRISQIAKFSEYEFHLHIVELYYISHLNSELH; encoded by the coding sequence ATGAATGATTTAATCAATGACGGTGTCAATATAGAAGATAAGGCACGCGAAGATTTGGATACACTTTTGAATCGCTACTTTAAAGGGCGTGTGGTCAGAAAGGATCTGACCAAGCAGCTTAAAGAAGGGGCGAATGTCCCTGTTTATGTGTTGGAATATTTATTGGGGATGTACTGTGCCTCTGATGATGCCGAAGTAGTGAATGAAGGCTTGGAAAATGTTAAAAAGATATTAGCCGAAAACTATGTGCGCCCTGATGAAGCGGAAAAAGTGAAATCACTGATTCGCGAACGCGGCAGCTATAAAGTGATCGATAAAGTCAGTGTAAAGCTGAATCAACACAAGGATATTTATGAAGCGAACCTTTCTAACCTGGGGCTAAAGGATGCTTTTGTTCCAGTAGGTATTGTTAAGGAAAACGAGAAGTTATTCACGGGGGGAATCTGGTGCATTATCACTGTGCAGTATTTCTTTGAAGAAGGACAGAAGGCCTCACCGTTTTCTATTGCGACGCTGAAGCCCATTCAGATGCCCAATATGGATATGCAGGAGTTATTTACTGCGAGAGCCCAATTTACGACCACTGAATGGGGTGATGTATTGTTACGTTCTATTGGTATGGAACCGGTTAATTTAGAGACCCGCGCTAAATTGCATTTGCTCGCGCGCATGATCCCCTTTGTGGAGAATAATTATAATGTCTGTGAGTTAGGGCCGAGAGGTACCGGTAAAAGTCATGTCTATAAAGAATGCTCACCCAATAGCTTATTAGTCTCTGGTGGGCAAACTACGGTGGCGAACCTGTTTTATAACATGGCCAGTCGCAGAGTGGGTTTAGTGGGGCTATGGGATGTCGTCGCGTTTGATGAAGTCGCGGGGATTAATTTTCATGATAACGATGGCATTCAAATCATGAAAGATTATATGGCATCTGGATCATTTTCCAGAGGGCGTGATTCGATTGAAGCCAGTGCCTCGATGGTCTTTATCGGTAATATCAATCAAAGCGTCGAAACCTTAGTGAAAAGCAGTCATTTATTAGCGCCATTCCCACAACAGATGATTGATACCGCTTTTTTTGATCGTTTTCATGCTTATATTCCAGGTTGGGAAATCCCGAAAATGCGCTCTGAGTTCTTCACCAATAACTTTGGCTTGATTACCGATTATATGGCCGAATATATGCGCGAAATGCGCAAGCGTAATTTTGCCGACGCAATTGATAAATATTTTAAGTTAGGCAATAACCTAAACCAGCGCGATGTGATTGCTGTACGGTGTACTGTATCAGGATTGCTTAAGCTCTTGCACCCGAACAACCAATTTGCTAAAGAGGATGTTCGTTATTGTTTGATTTATGCCTTGGAAGTACGCCGACGCATTAAAGAGCAACTTAAGAAACTTGGTGGGATGGAATTCTTTGATGTGCATTTTAGTTATTTGGATAACGAATCTTTAGAAGAGTTTTTCGTTAATGTACCGGAGCAGGGCGGCAGCAAGTTAATTCCTGAAGGTATGTCGCACCCTGGCGTGGTGCATTTGGTCACCAAGAATGATTTAACAGGACAATTAGGATTATATCGCTTTGAAACGCAAATGATGGCAGGGCATGGCAGGCATACGGTTTCTGGATTAGGCTCTAATATGGCTGCTAAAGAAGCAATTAGAGTCGGGTTTGATTATTTCAAAGGTAACCTGAGCCGCATCAGCCAGATAGCAAAATTTTCTGAATACGAGTTCCATCTGCATATAGTTGAGCTTTATTACATATCCCACTTAAATAGCGAACTTCATTGA